From a region of the uncultured Desulfatiglans sp. genome:
- a CDS encoding membrane hypothetical protein (Evidence 5 : Unknown function), with translation MGTDIASRIHLVFNDQRTRTVLTSLRYPIAFALFILTLPHMRSDLLFPGFLVSLLGESIQVWSFASLDKNKTLAFRGPYSLTRNPMYIGRFFLLLGIMLTIGKIVILISYVILYYFYMINRVKREETRLLLIFRDEYQVYCDKIKRFIPSFKYATLESTIYFRWNLFIQNNGHWNLMIFISIYISFYFFMLFKASF, from the coding sequence ATGGGTACAGATATAGCCAGCCGAATACACCTAGTCTTCAATGATCAGAGAACACGCACAGTCCTGACAAGTCTCCGGTATCCGATAGCCTTTGCCCTGTTCATTCTCACACTTCCTCACATGAGGTCCGATCTTCTCTTTCCGGGATTCCTTGTCAGCCTTTTAGGCGAATCCATTCAGGTTTGGAGTTTCGCCTCCCTCGACAAAAATAAAACTCTTGCATTCAGAGGTCCTTACAGCCTGACAAGGAATCCAATGTATATCGGAAGATTTTTCCTCCTTTTAGGAATTATGTTGACTATCGGAAAGATAGTTATTCTAATATCTTATGTAATATTGTATTATTTCTATATGATAAATCGCGTAAAGAGAGAGGAAACAAGGTTACTTTTGATTTTTCGAGATGAATATCAAGTATACTGTGACAAGATTAAACGATTTATTCCATCGTTTAAGTATGCCACATTGGAGTCAACTATATATTTCAGGTGGAATCTTTTTATTCAAAATAACGGCCATTGGAATCTGATGATATTTATATCAATATACATTTCTTTTTATTTTTTCATGCTTTTTAAGGCAAGTTTTTAG
- a CDS encoding Major facilitator superfamily protein (fragment), producing the protein MVAMNLVYSRSAYTFGRLSDRMDHGRLLALGLIVLLAADLLLAANERWPTILAGVFLWAAHMGITHGLFARMIADSAPVDLRDTAYGAFKLVGGHRHAAGQCRRGAAVGPLRCILHLLCAGGFTELALVGLILKVWQQQRPSGVI; encoded by the coding sequence ATGGTGGCCATGAACCTGGTCTATTCGCGATCGGCCTATACGTTCGGCAGGCTGTCGGATCGGATGGATCACGGCAGGCTGCTGGCGCTCGGTTTGATTGTCCTGCTCGCCGCCGATCTGCTTCTAGCTGCAAACGAGCGTTGGCCTACCATTCTTGCCGGGGTGTTCCTGTGGGCCGCGCACATGGGGATCACCCACGGCCTGTTTGCGAGGATGATAGCCGATTCAGCGCCGGTCGATCTGCGAGACACGGCCTATGGCGCTTTCAAGCTGGTCGGGGGGCATCGCCATGCTGCCGGCCAGTGCCGCCGCGGGGCTGCTGTGGGACCGCTTCGGTGCATCCTTCACCTTTTATGTGCTGGCGGCTTTACGGAACTGGCGCTGGTTGGTCTTATCCTCAAGGTATGGCAACAGCAAAGGCCTTCGGGCGTGATTTGA
- a CDS encoding MFS general substrate transporter (fragment) — protein sequence MVVVIEGLAESMANIVKVFSGALSDYPGKRKTLAALGYSSAVLTKLLFALAPTAGIVLAARLMDRVGKGVSGAPRDALVADIAPAEVCGAALGLSGGCILGGGRHRPGVQSGEIQ from the coding sequence ATGGTCGTAGTGATCGAAGGGCTGGCCGAATCCATGGCGAATATTGTGAAAGTCTTTTCCGGCGCGCTCAGCGACTATCCAGGCAAGCGGAAGACGCTGGCTGCCCTCGGGTACTCATCGGCCGTCTTGACAAAGCTGTTGTTTGCCCTCGCTCCGACCGCAGGCATCGTCCTTGCCGCACGTCTGATGGATCGCGTTGGAAAAGGGGTGAGTGGTGCCCCGCGTGATGCGCTGGTGGCGGACATCGCACCAGCCGAGGTGTGCGGTGCGGCACTCGGCCTGAGCGGTGGGTGTATACTGGGGGGTGGTCGGCATCGCCCCGGTGTTCAATCTGGTGAGATTCAGTGA
- a CDS encoding conserved exported hypothetical protein (Evidence 4 : Unknown function but conserved in other organisms): MTVKKRITLLVAASGLLASLLFSVVIFYELIEQPFDLLDTELKEEADRAFDTIEKLGQGAGEDAIHAALQKVVSPWPNWLKIYEKDSGRVLYESKLASLIELPGVEHGSTAIVKAVVPPDRIDIGQGLSPEVPFRVRGFSDTLFGVELEMQIGLPMIKLKEEIQELILGIVGGLTLSSLALILISHFVAGRILRPIGVMGGLAHDISEKNLDVRIPVGSGRDEFNELAKTINRMLDRLQYSFVRQRDFLFDTSHELKTPLTTMRLAVGEILSSEDMNSLPPLSRENLLRLNDQVLRMERLVKDLLNLSSLETLTTIEPKVVSMTGLLSSLVSEYRYLADSQNIRMNVHLPSELLIQGEHEMLHRAFSNILDNALKYNVRGGRVDVAAEAGDVDLTITVANTGPGVTKSEIPKVFQQFYRAEKSRSTEYGGSGLGLAMVKRIVELHGGSVGFDSDVGRLTTVTIRLPLKQ; this comes from the coding sequence ATGACCGTCAAGAAAAGAATCACTCTCCTGGTCGCAGCCTCCGGCTTACTGGCGAGCCTCCTTTTTTCCGTGGTCATATTCTACGAACTGATCGAACAGCCTTTCGACCTGCTGGATACCGAGTTGAAAGAAGAGGCGGACCGGGCTTTCGATACGATCGAGAAGCTCGGACAAGGAGCCGGGGAGGACGCAATCCATGCCGCCCTTCAGAAAGTCGTTTCCCCTTGGCCCAACTGGCTCAAGATTTATGAGAAAGACTCCGGCCGGGTGCTCTATGAATCAAAACTGGCGAGCCTGATAGAGCTTCCCGGAGTGGAGCACGGTTCCACTGCCATTGTTAAAGCCGTTGTTCCCCCGGATCGGATAGACATCGGGCAGGGGCTCAGCCCGGAGGTGCCCTTCAGGGTCAGGGGTTTCTCGGACACGCTGTTCGGGGTGGAGCTCGAAATGCAGATCGGCCTCCCCATGATCAAGCTGAAGGAGGAAATCCAGGAACTGATCCTTGGTATTGTCGGGGGGCTTACCCTTTCCAGCCTCGCCCTCATCCTCATCAGCCACTTTGTGGCCGGGAGAATATTGAGGCCGATCGGGGTGATGGGGGGCCTTGCCCACGACATCAGCGAAAAGAATCTGGATGTGAGAATACCCGTGGGCTCCGGGCGCGATGAATTCAACGAACTTGCAAAAACCATCAACCGGATGCTGGACCGCCTGCAGTATTCCTTTGTGAGACAGAGAGATTTTCTCTTCGACACGTCCCATGAGCTGAAGACCCCCCTCACGACCATGCGGCTGGCCGTCGGTGAGATCCTCTCTTCAGAGGACATGAACAGCCTTCCTCCCCTCTCAAGAGAAAACCTCCTGCGGCTGAACGACCAGGTCCTGCGCATGGAGAGACTTGTCAAGGATCTCCTGAACCTGTCGTCCCTGGAGACGTTGACGACCATTGAACCCAAGGTGGTTTCCATGACCGGGCTCTTGTCTTCCCTGGTCTCCGAATATCGCTACTTGGCGGATTCGCAGAACATCAGAATGAATGTCCACCTTCCGAGTGAACTCCTCATCCAGGGGGAACATGAAATGCTGCATCGAGCGTTCTCAAATATCCTGGACAACGCTCTCAAATACAACGTACGTGGCGGGAGAGTGGACGTCGCAGCGGAGGCGGGCGATGTCGACTTGACGATCACTGTGGCCAATACGGGGCCTGGGGTAACTAAGTCTGAAATACCCAAGGTCTTTCAACAGTTTTACCGTGCTGAAAAATCCAGGTCCACGGAGTACGGCGGCTCGGGCCTTGGCTTGGCCATGGTGAAAAGAATCGTGGAACTTCACGGGGGCTCTGTGGGCTTTGACAGTGACGTTGGGAGGCTGACAACGGTGACCATCCGTCTGCCTCTGAAGCAGTAA